The genomic DNA GTTTTTTAACCTAATGTCTATTGTAGCGTTTGCAAGTATAATGATGACGTATTTTGGAGTAAACTTCTATCTAGCAGGTTTACACTCTTATGCTAGTGGAGACCAAATAATAAGTGTTAAATTTATAGCCATTGCTGTTGGTATTGTAGCTGCATTAGGATTTTTTGCTTATTTAAAGTATAATAAGTATTACAAAAAATAGACTTAAATATTACATGATGGGTTTTTTTAAAGAGTTTAAAGAGTTTGCCGTAAAAGGTAATATGATGGATATGGCCATTGGTATTATAATTGGAGCATCTTTTAATAAAGTAATAGATGTTTTAGTAAAAAAAGTACTAATGCCACCATTATCTCTAATGAGTGATGGTATAAATCTTGAAGATAAAAAAATCATTCTTAGAGAATCTAATATAGACACATCTGGTACTGTTTTGGCAGAAGAAGTCGCTATACAATATGGTGCTTTATTAGAAGCATTTATAGATTTTTTAGTAATAGGTATAACAGTGTTTCTTGTGGTAAAAGCTATGAACCGTTTGAGAGATAAATCCCATGACACAAAAAATAAAACAGTTAAAACGCCTAAAGATATAGAGTTACTTACAAACTTAAACGAGTTAATGCAAGAGCAAAATAAGCTTTTAAAAACAAAAACTAATTCTAAGTAAAATAAAAAAAGCAACAAATAGTGGATTTTGCTGCTTTTATTATAATCAACTATAAGTAATATTTTATAGCTTGATTAAAGTTTTATTTAAATTTAAATCGTTTAACATATCATTGGTAAATTTGTAATGTCCACGTTTAGTAATAATTCTAAAACGGTTATCATTCATTCTACTTAGCACATCAAGAAAACGCCATTTTGTTTTTAGTAAACGTTGTTTTTCGCTTTTTAAACCAATTTCAAAATAATATTTTTTACTACGTCTAGTTGCTGTAATATCGGGTGTTATTTTAATATCACCTTCTTGCTTAACGTAAGATTTTGGAGACTCAAAACCTTCTACATCTGCTTTAATATTTTCAAAACCTAACTTTTCGAGGTATTGAACAGATTCTTTTATAAATGCTTCGTTTTCTTTCTTGTCAGTGTGTATCATAGTAGTTCTAAATTACAATAAATCAATATTTCTTGGTGTTAATAGCATGTTAAACCAATATATTTTTAACTTATTTTAAGAAAAATTCTGTCGTATATTTGTTCAAATACAATTTAAATATTTTAAAGAATGAGTAAAACTAAATTAGGTTTAAACACTATATGTGCTCACGTTGGCGAGATTAAAGATGAGCAGTTTAAAGGCGCGGTATCACCAATATATTTATCTTCTTCTTACGAGTATTTAGATGTCGATATTAAACGTTACCCACGCTATTTTAATACACCTAATCAAGAATATTTAGCAAAAAAAATCGCAGCTCTTGAACATAAAGAAACAGCAATGATTTTTGGTTCTGGTATGGCAGCAATAAGCCACATGTTTTTAGCATTTTTAAAAGCAGGAGATCATATTGTAGTACAAAATACCATATATGGAGGCACAACAAATTTTATAAGAGAAGAGTTTCCAAAACTTGATATAGAATTTACATTTACAAATGGGTATAGTAAAGCAGATTTTGAGGCTGCAATACAACCTAATACAAAACTTATACATATAGAAACGCCATCTAATCCTTTACTAACAGTAACAGATATTAAAGCAGTAGCTAAA from Lacinutrix sp. 5H-3-7-4 includes the following:
- the mscL gene encoding large conductance mechanosensitive channel protein MscL, whose translation is MGFFKEFKEFAVKGNMMDMAIGIIIGASFNKVIDVLVKKVLMPPLSLMSDGINLEDKKIILRESNIDTSGTVLAEEVAIQYGALLEAFIDFLVIGITVFLVVKAMNRLRDKSHDTKNKTVKTPKDIELLTNLNELMQEQNKLLKTKTNSK